From a region of the Gossypium raimondii isolate GPD5lz chromosome 10, ASM2569854v1, whole genome shotgun sequence genome:
- the LOC105776332 gene encoding ankyrin repeat-containing protein BDA1 — MDERMKGAAQTGDINILYELILNDPYALQRIDDVPFFHTPLHVAASAGHIDFMMEMINLKPSFARKLNQAGFSPMHLALQNQKTQTVLRLLRFDEGLARVKGREGLTPLHDVVQNGNVDFLIKFLEVCPEAIEDMTVRDETVFHLAVKNDRFEAFQVLVGWLIRSRHKAASRWEKELLSWADIDGNTVLHVAAIRNRPQVVKVLLERLCGDHINAKNAEGLTALDIPSQYTLDEEKVDYKESIKDMISKAGGLSGSSSSLPKTSISSFHIAYLKGKVSVLQNFATIASRGKKGIPYEMRNTFLVVTVLIITATYTATLNPPKQPDTISNSQNFHLMYDASLGSTSTGPVPSPPPAEKEDLKNILDVSTMFWLYNTLTFWAATVLTAYLLPSRSICLFILITLSLFGTCYMLLVAVSIRTLELQYFFSLSTPGSVSYSRLSITNYCLATVLALVTLYRTSYYMLYRSVPKRRFFLLLQVVSLCIFAAILIPAILNSEFILEITKYGI; from the exons ATGGATGAGAGGATGAAGGGGGCTGCACAAACAGGAGACATAAACATCTTGTATGAGTTAATTCTGAATGATCCATATGCTTTACAGCGTATCGATGATGTACCTTTTTTCCATACTCCTTTGCATGTAGCAGCCTCTGCAGGGCATATTGATTTTATGATGGAGATGATCAACTTAAAGCCATCGTTTGCAAGAAAGCTAAACCAAGCTGGGTTTAGCCCCATGCACTTGGCTCTGCAAAATCAAAAAACTCAAACAGTGCTTCGACTCCTCAGGTTTGATGAAGGCCTTGCTCGTGTCAAAGGGCGGGAGGGCTTGACTCCTTTGCATGATGTGGTTCAAAATGGAAATGTTGATTTTTTGATCAAGTTCCTTGAGGTTTGCCCCGAGGCTATTGAAGATATGACTGTTCGAGATGAGACGGTTTTCCATCTTGCCGTAAAAAATGACAGGTTTGAAGCTTTCCAAGTCTTGGTGGGGTGGCTTATAAGGAGCCGCCATAAAGCTGCCAGCCGTTGGGAGAAAGAACTACTGAGTTGGGCAGACATTGATGGCAACACTGTTTTACATGTTGCTGCTATCAGAAATAGACCTCAG GTGGTAAAAGTACTGCTGGAACGCTTGTGTGGTGACCATATCAATGCCAAAAATGCGGAGGGATTGACTGCACTTGATATCCCATCACAATACACATTGGATGAAGAGAAAGTGGACTATAAGGAGTCCATTAAAGACATGATAAGCAAAGCAGGAGGTTTGAGTGGTTCCTCTTCCTCGCTTCCCAAAACCTCCATCTCTTCATTCCACATCGCATATTTAAAAGGAAAGGTGTCAGTTCTTCAAAATTTTGCAACAATAGCAAGTCGTGGAAAGAAGGGAATCCCATATGAGATGCGTAACACATTTTTAGTAGTCACAGTGCTAATTATAACAGCCACATATACTGCCACTTTGAACCCTCCAAAGCAGCCTGATACCATTTCAAATTCCCAGAATTTCCATCTCATGTATGACGCATCTTTAGGTTCAACCAGCACTGGACCCGTACCAAGTCCTCCACCCGCTGAAAAagaagatttaaaaaatatactagaCGTGTCCACAATGTTTTGGTTATACAACACTTTAACCTTTTGGGCAGCAACTGTTTTAACTGCCTATCTCCTACCCAGCCGTTCAATCTGCTTGTTTATTCTCATAACACTTTCCTTGTTTGGGACCTGTTACATGCTTTTAGTTGCTGTTTCCATACGGACACTCGAACTTCagtattttttctctctttcgaCTCCTGGATCCGTTTCCTATTCTAGACTCAGCATTACTAATTACTGCTTGGCAACGGTACTAGCTCTCGTGACATTATACAGGACATCCTATTATATGCTATACAGGTCTGTACCCAAAAGAAGGTTCTTCCTCCTCCTACAAGTCGTTTCCCTTTGCATCTTTGCTGCTATTCTTATTCCAGCTATCCTAAATTCTGAATTCATACTGGAGATTACCAAATACGGAATATAG